Proteins encoded by one window of Akkermansia muciniphila ATCC BAA-835:
- the gmhA gene encoding D-sedoheptulose 7-phosphate isomerase, producing MSEYIRNQILGIADNFKALASMAGDIEQVARICTDTLKAGNKIMFCGNGGSAADSQHLAAELVGRYKLNRPAMNALALTVDTSILTAVGNDYGYETVFSRQLEGVGRPGDLLVGLSTSGNSRNIVLAMELARRMGVRTVALTGRGGGEMKEVAEFCIAVPSDATNNIQEMHIAVGHLVCELVEREIYGG from the coding sequence ATGAGCGAATACATCAGGAACCAGATTTTAGGGATAGCGGACAATTTCAAAGCCCTGGCTTCCATGGCCGGGGATATTGAGCAGGTTGCCCGCATTTGTACGGATACCCTTAAGGCCGGGAATAAGATCATGTTCTGCGGCAACGGAGGCTCCGCTGCGGATTCCCAGCACCTGGCCGCCGAATTGGTGGGGCGTTACAAGCTGAACCGCCCCGCCATGAATGCGCTGGCCCTGACGGTGGATACTTCCATCCTGACCGCCGTGGGCAATGATTACGGTTATGAGACGGTGTTTTCCAGGCAGCTGGAGGGAGTGGGCCGTCCCGGAGATCTGCTGGTGGGGCTTTCCACGAGTGGCAACAGCCGGAACATCGTTTTGGCGATGGAGCTGGCGCGCCGGATGGGCGTCCGGACGGTGGCCTTGACAGGCCGCGGAGGCGGAGAGATGAAAGAAGTTGCGGAGTTTTGCATTGCCGTTCCTTCCGATGCCACGAACAACATTCAGGAGATGCACATTGCAGTGGGGCATCTGGTTTGCGAACTGGTTGAACGGGAGATATATGGCGGGTAA
- a CDS encoding PfkB family carbohydrate kinase → MNRLHTLIDGFSRVRILCIGDVMLDKFLYGSVSRISPEAPVPIMKMDRETRMLGGAGNVVSNLCALGCRTTFISVVGDDGHGRQVRRFLEETHCVPELVECEGYETTVKIRFVAGKHHLLRADQEQPLRMEPELASRFLERVDACLPEADLVLLSDYGKGLFEGRTAPDVIARCRAARKPVIVDPKGADYSRYRGATLVKPNMKEFQEATGVALNPAMDGWEQDAVAGAQRLFSEFGIENLIVTLSEHGMIFIPSSSPSDFVCIPTEARDVFDVSGAGDTSLASLGAALAAGAAVPDALVVSNVAAGIVVGKFGTASVTGTELKEALKEKDIQTPSWRHRDNILTPEAAAELAERFRREKKVVGFTNGCFDLLHLGHLHSFMKAREACDVLFVGLNTDASIKRLKGEDRPINNEEMRSLLLASLDFVDYVVPFDEDTALPLIEKLRPDVIAKEGYPLEFWPEGQFVKSYGGQALELPRLEGFSSTNIINRMKSSPE, encoded by the coding sequence ATGAACCGGCTGCATACATTGATTGACGGATTTTCCCGGGTGCGGATTCTCTGCATCGGGGACGTGATGCTGGATAAGTTCCTGTATGGGAGCGTCAGCCGTATTTCGCCGGAGGCTCCGGTTCCCATCATGAAGATGGACCGGGAGACGCGCATGCTGGGAGGCGCGGGCAATGTCGTGTCCAATCTGTGCGCGCTGGGATGCCGCACCACTTTTATCAGCGTGGTCGGGGATGATGGCCATGGGCGGCAGGTAAGGCGTTTTCTGGAAGAGACGCACTGCGTTCCGGAGCTGGTGGAGTGCGAGGGGTATGAGACGACCGTGAAGATCCGTTTTGTGGCGGGCAAGCACCATTTGCTGAGAGCGGATCAGGAACAGCCGCTGAGGATGGAGCCGGAGCTGGCTTCCCGTTTTTTGGAACGAGTGGATGCCTGTTTGCCGGAGGCGGATCTTGTCCTTTTGTCCGATTACGGGAAAGGCCTGTTTGAGGGACGAACCGCCCCGGATGTGATTGCCCGGTGCCGTGCGGCGCGCAAGCCCGTTATTGTGGACCCGAAGGGAGCGGATTATTCCCGCTATAGGGGGGCCACGCTGGTGAAACCCAATATGAAGGAGTTCCAGGAGGCTACCGGCGTGGCGCTCAATCCTGCCATGGACGGGTGGGAACAGGATGCCGTGGCGGGGGCGCAGAGGCTGTTTTCCGAATTCGGCATTGAGAATCTGATTGTCACTTTGAGCGAACACGGCATGATTTTCATTCCTTCCTCCAGCCCTTCCGATTTTGTCTGCATTCCTACGGAGGCCCGGGATGTTTTTGACGTGTCCGGTGCGGGTGATACCTCCCTCGCCAGTCTGGGCGCGGCGCTGGCCGCCGGAGCCGCAGTGCCGGATGCTCTGGTCGTGTCCAATGTGGCCGCCGGCATCGTAGTGGGCAAGTTCGGAACGGCCAGCGTGACCGGAACGGAATTGAAGGAGGCGTTGAAGGAGAAGGATATCCAGACGCCCTCCTGGCGTCACCGCGACAATATCCTGACGCCGGAGGCCGCGGCGGAGCTGGCGGAACGTTTCCGCCGTGAGAAGAAGGTGGTTGGATTTACAAACGGTTGTTTTGATTTGCTCCACCTGGGGCATCTGCATTCCTTTATGAAGGCGCGTGAAGCGTGTGACGTGCTTTTCGTAGGGTTGAATACGGACGCCTCCATCAAGCGGCTGAAGGGCGAGGACAGGCCGATTAATAATGAGGAGATGCGTTCCCTGCTGCTGGCATCCCTGGATTTTGTCGATTATGTAGTGCCGTTTGATGAAGATACGGCTCTGCCGCTGATTGAGAAGCTGCGTCCGGACGTGATTGCCAAAGAAGGGTATCCCCTGGAATTCTGGCCGGAAGGACAGTTCGTGAAATCTTATGGAGGGCAGGCTCTTGAACTGCCCCGCCTGGAGGGCTTTTCCTCCACCAATATCATCAACCGCATGAAAAGCAGCCCGGAATGA
- the rpsU gene encoding 30S ribosomal protein S21 codes for MREVTVRKGEPIDRALKRLKTKLDVEGILDEMRRRRAFETPMDERRRKARSASKRNKVKWRYSNKSEETASETAETPASAPEA; via the coding sequence ATGCGTGAAGTTACCGTAAGAAAAGGTGAACCTATCGACCGCGCTCTCAAGCGCCTCAAAACAAAACTGGATGTTGAAGGCATTCTGGATGAAATGCGCCGCCGCCGCGCCTTTGAAACCCCGATGGACGAACGCCGCCGCAAGGCCCGTTCCGCCAGCAAGCGCAACAAGGTAAAATGGCGTTACAGCAACAAGAGCGAAGAAACCGCTTCCGAAACTGCTGAAACACCCGCTTCCGCTCCTGAAGCTTAA